Genomic segment of Panicum virgatum strain AP13 chromosome 9N, P.virgatum_v5, whole genome shotgun sequence:
TAGCACACGGACGTCGTTGTTTCGGCGAAGCGTGTCCGGCTCCCAGCCTCCTACAACAGCAATGCGGCGCCTGTCGCTGGTGGCCACGCACTACGCAAACAGCGGCACGGGTCGCCACGCCTCGCCCAGCCCCTCCACGTGCCGCCACTCACCGATGGTGAGGTTCGCCGCCATCAGCGCGCACTCCAGCATCGATCCCTTCCCGTCGCTGGGCACGGCGCGGCCTGGACGAGGAACACGACGTCCTCTGCCAAGGAGGCTTGCGGCCGCCGGTGTGCGAGACGCAAgtggtggcagtggcggcgAGCGGTGGGCTGGACGCGAGGGGGACCAGAGGAGGGCAGGCTAGAGCCGGAGCCAGGGAGGATGCGGACCAGAGGTGGCGACGCCTTGGCCGGCAGGGCCGCGCGGCGGCTAGGGCGGGGGCCGAGGCGGGGGCGgtagggcggccggcggtgtggCGTCGGCTAGGGCGGCCGACAGCGTGGCGCTGGCGGGATCGGGTGCCGCTCACCGCTCGGGGATCGGGTTCGGGACCGCTCGGCTAAGAAATGAAAAAATATTGGTGGGGCcctgacggaggtagatctacgTACCTCCTTGCCGAGTTGGCTCCCCGAACCTGGGCGtctaccctgctcggtgactcggctactACTACTCGGTGTGCAGGATTCGGCTGTGCGCGAAAAGGATCTTCAGTGGATCAGGATGAGAGGCTCCAGCTAGAAgtccggatatctagggatcttaaccgacctccttccttgtaaaacaactCGAGCATAccttccttgtacccctacggctcctagtctatataaaggagacgtGGGAAGACCCATAGAGACTTCTTCTTTcgcagcattccacaaaccctaatacaacccctaacacaggacgtagggtattacacacatcgcggcccgaacctgtctaaatccctGCGTCTttgtgttaccatcgagctcttggtcctgaggtCCCAATCCTGAAATtctaccgccgggtacacccctggtggactggccggaataacaatccgacagttggcgcgccaggtaggggactcagggCTCATACGTCGAGTTCAATGGCAGCCAACACCGGCGTCGTCTTCTCCGCCAGCGTCACCACCCAGATGGAGGCGACAGTcggcttctccttcaccttcggGAGATTCCCGGAGGTCACGGTTCCCAGGAACCCCGCTTCCGGCCCCTCAACCGTCAGGGGAAACGTCTTTGCTGGGGTTAGATCCGATCTGACCCCCAGGTTTCCGTCACCTATCGGATTCCCGAATCCGAGAACTTCGACAAGACGACCATGCCAACCAGGGTGACCCGTCACCCTGCCGAATCTATTGACGATATGATCTTCCAGATAGATCGCGTTGGTAGATCAATCGCCGAGTGCATCAAACTCAGCGAACTCGCGCTTCACCACCGAGATGATCATGACCGAGTCCTCCTTGGACTCGGCAGTGCCTCCACCAGGACCAGATCCGATCTGGCTACCCCGAGACCCGTCACACCTCGAGTTCTCGAACCTGAGGCCGACTACGTGATGATCACTCCTTCCAGGGCGACCAGTCGCCCTGCCAGATCTGTTGATGATCTTATCTCCCAGATAGATCGAGTCGGCAGATCCATCGGCGAGTGCATCCAACTCGCAACAACCCGGATCGGGTCCCCTTCAGATTCCGCAATACCGCCACAATGTACTCGGATCAGATCCGAGTACAGCTCTCCGACCCGGCTACCTTgggtcagatccgatctgactcgGCTTCGAGAACGAAACTCGGCTTCCAAGACGCTTcgttcaccctcccacccaaccgCTCATCGGCGAAGGAGCATCGCCAGATCTTCGTTGTCTCCGACGACTCCGACACTCGTGAAAACGAGACTGACGAGGAGAGGGCGCAACGACTCCACCGTAATGAGGTCCGTGCCGACATGAGGCGCAACGATGCGGCGATTCGTCGGTCCGAGCATGAGATGCTGGATGCCGACCACCGCAACCCAGGAACCGGCGCTCACCGATCCGGCCGCGCAACCTCGACGCCGACTTCATCCTAGACTACAACGGCCAAAGACATCTTCGCCACGCCATCGGCCAACCTCGCCGCGGTGTTCCAGGTGCTTGAGGGTCTCCAGGAGACCCCCGAGATCGTCAAGGCTCGTGCTCGTCTGCATGTGGCTGCCACGCAAGCCCAGCAGCTGCGCAAGGACGACTCAGCCTACCGCGCCCAGTCGAGTCACCACTCGACACGACCCCACGGCGACGACGAAGAGGAGGTCAACCAGAATGACCTCTGCCTCCAACTCAACCAACAGGATCTGTGCCCACACATCAACAACCGCCATCGTGAGCGCGTCGCCGCTGAGCGCAAGCGACATCGCCGGTACGATGAGGAACACGGCGTCCTCGATGCTGACAACCAGAaccgcggccgccggggcaACAACCCTCCGCGACGACCGCGTTGCGACTAAGAAACCGACAAGGACCTCGACGGCTTCTCCGCTTTCTCCAACCGGCTTCGGGCCATCTAGTGGCCCGCCACCTTCAAGCCAACTGGGATCGAGAAGTACGACGGCGAGTCGGACCCCAAGACGTGGCTGCGCACCTACTCCATCGTCGTCCGAGCTGCGTGCAGCGACAACGACATCATGGCTGCCTACTTCCCGGTCATGATGGGCCGCCGTGCCCTCAACTGGCTCGAAGCGCTCCCGGCCGGCTCCATCAACAGCTGTCAAGATCTCTACAGCGCCTTCGTCCAGTACTATCAGGCATCCTGCCCGGGTTccaaaaccagatgggatcCGGCCAGCATCATCCAGCAACCTAACGAGTCCCTCCGCGACTACATCGAGAGGTACTTCGCTAACCATAATACTATTACGGAGGTTGATGACAAGGATGTTATCCACCActtccaccaaggcctccatagcatcaaaccaaggaggaagatgttcgagaGCAACCCCAAGACCGTGGGCGATATGATGGCGGTCGTCAACAAGCATGCCTACATGGAAGACGTCCAGCGAGCTCATCGCCGACATAAGACCAAGAACGACTCCTCcgagcatccctcccagcgggaCAACCGCCCAGAACACCGACGCAACGATCGTCCACCTCGACACGGGAACAAGCACGACCGTGCCGAGTCGTCCAAGAACCGGGACCGCAAGCGTGGCCCCGAGAACAATGTCACCGTTGCCGAGAGGTCCCAGTTCTGTTCCACCCTCAACCAAGCGGACCTGGACTGGCTCCTGGATGGCAAGTGTCCTTGGCACAAGGACGCAAACCACACTGCCCGGAAGTGCCGAGCACTCTCCAACGGCGTCATCAAGGACGATGATTCCAAGCGACCCCGCCGCGACGACCGCGACGGGCCGTGTGGTTCCAGAACCACCCGGCCGCGCCCACGGAGGTGCAACTCGCCCAGGCGAGACGACGACGAGCAGAGGGAAGACTCCCTAGGGAACTtccaggaagaagaaagggccGTCAACTTCATATTCGGCGGCCCCAGCAAGCCATCATGCTGGCGCAAGCTCAAGCTGGATGATCGCGAAGTCAACATGGTGTTCAAACACCAGGTTGAACCCCTGCGGTGGTCAGAGACACCGATCACCTTCGACCGCCGCGACCACTgggtgtaggaatatggggacgcaaaacaaaaattttctaccccATAACCAGGAACTACTGCTGTTATAGATCACGAGATTACCACTAGGCGCGCGGGTGCGGAACTTCTGTCGCGCATCGATGTAGTCgaacagatggaagccggcagtgtagttgcgagaacctcctcacgtgcggctcgtccttgtgcagcagatgcggcacctccaaggtatccacacgtatgggaagaaGCATCGCgatccggattgctagatccgcgaagGTGACCTAGGGCTTGGGCGCGAAGGAGGGGAGGTACTGTAGCGCGCCGCGGCAACTGTTCACGGCGGCATTACTGTTCACGTAAGCAGTAACTGTGAATAGTAAATGGTCTAGGGTTTAGGCGCCCCCTtctcctctgtttatatagccccttaggtaggctgccttgggccccaccttgggcgccctcttttgggccgaaaaggcccattagtgcacctaagcccagtctaattcggatctcatccttatcaggttTCTtttccttaagtgtgtgaccctatgggctcacatgcgaatatacatggcccgagtactcttactcggcccaatagtagacagtagcctctagcaagacatgtcaactcttatacgcacacaaagatcatatcagacgagccgccacaatatcatatacatgttgttccttttgcctcacgatatttggtctagctccaagccaaccactctttctcgatcctgtgattcggaatccttggttaactcttaaccctagcatggccatgcatttcctgatccaaaTCACttgaggggcccagagatatctctctcttgtagagaggggcaaatctcatcctgaccgactatgtctcacagcatgcttcttgacagacctgaaagccacctttatgactaccctgttacggtgcagcgtttgatggctcctaagtaagtcggttcacatcttgagtacatacgatgatctcaggtcttaggacacagcgtacatattgtgtaatgagaagtcatcatctcgtgttgggtcagttcagactcatgtcccacatgagcccacattattagtttgacatctacatgtccatgacttgtgaaacatagtcattaactaatacatgtgctagtctaatatccatgtgtgtcctcacatgaactccgactaggaacaacTTTAAAataaccatacaagtaaagagtctcacagacaattcacataattgtcaatcaatacaagttgcctttcatggatattcaaggaacacttcattaatcatgaatacaaggaaatatgatcatctctatgattgcctctagggcatatttccaacagtctcccacttgcactagagtcaatctagaatgtatcttatacccattgctcttgtgtgcgcCTCATCTTGGACTGCGGGAGTGGCTTTGTCAACAGATTTGAGACATTCAAATCTGtatgtattttgcatatcttaaTTTCACCATGTTCGATGAACTCTCGAAAGAGATGAAATTGCCAcataacgtgtttgctcttctggtgattccgAGGCTCCTTTGCTTGCGCAATAGTcccactgttgtcacagtaaAGGTCCAGTGGACTGGACGCATTTGgaaacacaccaagctcaataaggaacttccttatccaaacaccttccttcgcagcttccgaagctgtgATGTACTTGGCTTCCGTTGTAGAATCGGCCACggtctcctgcttggaactcttctagCTTACAGCACCACCATTCattgtgaacacataacctgaTTGGGACTTTGAATTGTCTTTGTCGGTTTagaaactagcatcggtgtaacccgttacaacgagctcctcctcacctccatagacaagaaacacatccttagttcttctcaagtacttaagaatgtttttcacagctgtccagtgaccTTCACCTGTATCAGACTGGTATCTGCTCGTAACtcttagagcataagaaacatctgggcgtgtacttatcactgcatacataatagatccaattgctgaggcatatggaactttgctcatgcgctctcgctcatcagtcgtcataagacactgagtcttgctaagatgtatgccatgtgacataggcaagaaccctttctttgcctcttccatgttgaaccgtttcaacactttgtcaatgtaagtatcttggcttaatcctataagcctctttgatctatctctatagatcttgatgcccagtatgtatgctgcttctcctaaatcattcatcgaaaaactatttttcagtgaagtctttGCGTACTCAAGCAAaggaatattatttccaatcagcagtatgtcatctacatacaagattagaaatgcaacagagctcccacttttcttcttgtaaacacaagctttttcttcgtttttaatgaagccaaaaccttggactacttcatcaaaacgaatattccaactccgagatgcttgctttaatccataaatggatttttttttgaagcttgcatatctttccagcattggtcggatcgacaaaaccatcgggctgcatcatatacacgtcctcggtcagatttccattgaggaaagctgttttgacatccatctgccatatttcataatcgaaatatacagcaatagctagaataatccgg
This window contains:
- the LOC120688842 gene encoding uncharacterized protein LOC120688842; this translates as MRNTASSMLTTRTAAAGATTLRDDRWPATFKPTGIEKYDGESDPKTWLRTYSIVVRAACSDNDIMAAYFPVMMGRRALNWLEALPAGSINSCQDLYSAFVQYYQASCPGSKTRWDPASIIQQPNESLRDYIERYFANHNTITEVDDKDVIHHFHQGLHSIKPRRKMFESNPKTVGDMMAVVNKHAYMEDVQRAHRRHKTKNDSSEHPSQRDNRPEHRRNDRPPRHGNKHDRAESSKNRDRKRGPENNVTVAERSQFCSTLNQADLDWLLDGKCPWHKDANHTARKCRALSNGVIKDDDSKRPRRDDRDGPCGSRTTRPRPRRCNSPRRDDDEQREDSLGNFQEEERAVNFIFGGPSKPSCWRKLKLDDREVNMVFKHQVEPLRWSETPITFDRRDHWV